The Vallicoccus soli genome window below encodes:
- a CDS encoding YciI family protein codes for MTLYAAIIYSTDVDWSAREQAGEMAEYAAFSTTAAAVLRGGAALYPTATATTVRVTGGKGGEVLSTDGPYAETKEVLTGFFLLECADLDAALALAAQIPAAWNGAVEVRPVIPMGQPS; via the coding sequence ATGACCCTGTACGCAGCCATCATCTACAGCACCGACGTCGACTGGTCCGCTCGGGAGCAGGCGGGCGAGATGGCCGAGTACGCCGCCTTCAGCACCACGGCCGCTGCCGTGCTGCGCGGCGGCGCCGCGCTCTACCCGACCGCGACCGCCACGACGGTCCGGGTCACCGGCGGCAAGGGCGGCGAAGTGCTCAGCACCGACGGCCCCTACGCGGAGACCAAGGAGGTCCTCACCGGCTTCTTCCTGCTCGAGTGCGCCGACCTCGACGCAGCGCTCGCGCTCGCCGCGCAGATCCCCGCCGCATGGAACGGTGCGGTCGAGGTCCGTCCCGTCATCCCGATGGGACAGCCGTCCTGA